The sequence below is a genomic window from Paenibacillus silvisoli.
GCTGGCCGTCGGCGTCATCAGCCACGTGCCGGAGCTGCGGGCCCGGCTGCCGCGGCGGCTCATCGTAACGCCGTCCGAGCCGTCCGGCCGGGGAAGCCGCGTCGAGCTGGAAACGATGTGACGGAACTGTTAACGTTGCGCCATGGCGGTTGCAATCCTGCACGGAACACGCTAACGTAATGGGGGGATTACCACATCCCGCATGCTGAACTAACTTTTGGAGGTACACATCGTGGAGGAGCAAAAACCAAAGCGTCCGATTTTTACGCCAATCGTCCTTATATTGCTGACATTCAGTTTAATCGGCAACGTATTTCTATATGCCCGTTCGCTGCAGCACGGAAAGGATCAGCGCGTCGAGGTGGGCATGACGATCCTGCAGTCCGGCAATGAGGCGAAGCTTCATTTCGACCAGGTAAAATCGGGGCTCGAAGATTTGCTGAAGCATCAGGACATTCCGACAAGGATGGCGGCGAAGAGCCTCTTGATCGCGGCATACAACAACAGCGCGTCCGTTGCTGCCTTTATCAAGGAAGCGGAGACGGCAAGCGGCGCGACGTTTGAATCGCCTAAACGAAGCGCGGCAACGTTCCTCGAGCAATCGGAAAAATCGCTGCAGACGCTCGGCAACCACACCGGTCCGCTGACCGACAAAGAGCGCAGTTATTTGAAGACGCTGCTGGCGGTTAACCAAGCGTGCGCAACGGCGATGGCTTCGTTCGATCACGATACGATCTCGGATACGACGGCGCTGACGATCCAAGTCGACAAGACGTGGATGGAGTCCGCTAAAAAGATAAACGAGCAAATGAACAGACCGGCTAACGTCATGTTCAGCGACAACTAGACCGCACTTATACAAAAGGCTGTTCCCTGAACGCGCGCGATCACGCGCCGAAGGGAGCAGCCTTTTTCTCTTAAAGCCATTCAATTCTTAATCCCTTTCAAAACGATTTCCACGTCAACCTTCGTATCTAGCTCCGTATTCGGATACTCTTTCTTCCAATCCACCGACTTCCACTGCCTAGCGAAAATGAAAAAAGCCGAGAGTCAGCAAACGCAAACTCTCAGCTTCTATTTTCATGCATTCTATAATTCCGCGCGCAGCAGCTCCGCAACGCGCCGTCCGCTGGAGAACGCGCGCTCGGCAAGCTCGCCCTTGCCTTCGCAGCCGTCGCCGCAGAAGTAGAACGGCATGCTTTCGATCCGGTTCGGGATGAGACGGTTGCCCGCGATATTTTTCACGCTTTGCACCATCGCTTTCTTCGATACCCGTTTCACGGCGACCGCGTCCCGCCAGTTCGGATAATGCCGGTCGAACAGCGACTCCATTTGCTTCGTCCGTTCCTCGAGGTAGGCTTTGCGGTCTTCGTCGCCGCCGCTGCTTTCGTCGCTCAAATAAGCGATCCCTTGCAGCAGCTGCCCGCCTTCGGGCACGAGGGTATGGTCGGTCGCCGACACATCGGAGATGAAGAGCTTATGGTTCATATCGCTAATATAGCTGAAAGGCCGGGCCACGACATGGTTCAGTCCGATGTCGTAAACCATAACCTCGGTCGCCGTGTTCCGCTCATACGGAGCCAGGAACGGCTCCCAAGGCGTGCCGCGCAGCAGCTTGACGACTTGCTGGATCGGCATCGCGAATACGACGCGGTCGAAAGCTTCCTCGCGGGTTTTCGTTTTGAGCCAATAGCTGCCCTGCTCATACCGGATGCCGTCAACGCCTTCCTGCAGCGCGATCGACCAGCCTTCGGAGGCGTTCACTTTGTCGCGAAGCTGGTTCGTAATGACCGCCCAGCTGCCGAGCACGTAGTTGACCGGACGGTGCGACAGGAACAAATTATGATAATAATCGCTGATGACAGGACCCGGCACGCGGCGCGCATCCTCCGGCGTAATGAAGAAATTGCTGCATACGAGATGCTCCCAAAGCTCTTTGACATCCTCGTCCGCGCCTGATTCGGCCAAATAATCGCCCAGCGTCGCATAATGTTTAATTTGATGTATATTCGCAATGATAGCCGTAATTTCGCCGACGAAACGAACCTTTTGCATCGCCGTCAGCAAATCCGTTTTGACCAAATTGACAAAATCAAGCGGAGCCGGCGTCAGCGACTCGCCTTTCTCGTACATCACTTTTCGTTTATCGACTTGCTTGCTGCTGAAATCCAGGTGCAGCTCGCGCTCCATCGCGGACAGCGTGTGCC
It includes:
- a CDS encoding FAD-dependent oxidoreductase, which encodes MNVAIIGGGLAGLTAAAYLSEQPGVRGVLFERSPQLGGRAFTYEKAGFTLNYGAHAIYGLDRHTLSAMERELHLDFSSKQVDKRKVMYEKGESLTPAPLDFVNLVKTDLLTAMQKVRFVGEITAIIANIHQIKHYATLGDYLAESGADEDVKELWEHLVCSNFFITPEDARRVPGPVISDYYHNLFLSHRPVNYVLGSWAVITNQLRDKVNASEGWSIALQEGVDGIRYEQGSYWLKTKTREEAFDRVVFAMPIQQVVKLLRGTPWEPFLAPYERNTATEVMVYDIGLNHVVARPFSYISDMNHKLFISDVSATDHTLVPEGGQLLQGIAYLSDESSGGDEDRKAYLEERTKQMESLFDRHYPNWRDAVAVKRVSKKAMVQSVKNIAGNRLIPNRIESMPFYFCGDGCEGKGELAERAFSSGRRVAELLRAEL